The following proteins are encoded in a genomic region of Triticum dicoccoides isolate Atlit2015 ecotype Zavitan chromosome 1B, WEW_v2.0, whole genome shotgun sequence:
- the LOC119343228 gene encoding squamosa promoter-binding-like protein 9 yields the protein MDASDSGGGGAAADAGEPVWDWDNLLDFTIPEDDSLLLPWDDPLGIEGDPTTEGALLPAPPPPQPVEAEPAPPPPPPSPPVEAGGSRRGVRKRDPRLVCPNYLAGIVPCACPELDEMAAAAEVEEVAAEVLAGPRKKPRAGSRGSSGAVVKIGGGGGGSGVAGRGGAAEMRCQVPGCEADIRELKGYHKRHRVCLRCAHASAVMIDGAQKRYCQQCGKFHILLDFDEDKRSCRRKLERHNKRRRRKPDSKGTLEKEIDEQLDLSADGSGSGEIREENIDGASCDMLETVLSNKVLDRETPVGSEDALSSPTCTQLSLQNDRSKSIVTFAASAEACLGAKQENAKLTTSPVHDSRSAYSSSCPTGRISFKLYDWNPAEFPRRLRNQIFEWLSSMPVELEGYIRPGCTILTVFIAMPQHMWDKLSEDTANLVRNLVNAPSSLLLGKGAFFVHVNNTIFQVLKDGATLMSTRLEVQAPRIHCVHPTWFEAGKPIELLLCGSSLDQPKFRSLLSFDGEYLKHDCCRLTSRETFGCVKNGAPTFDSHHEVFRINITQTKPDTHGPGFVEVENVFGLSNFVPILFGSKQLCFELERIQDVLCGSSKYKSTNGEFPGITSDRYEHWKLQQTAMSGFLIEIGWLIKKPSPDEFKNLLSKTNIKRWICLLEFLIQNNFINVLEMIVKSSDNIIGSEILSNLESGRLEDHVTAFLGYVRHARTIVDQRAKHNEETQLQTRWCGDSVSDQPSLGTSVPLGKENVAASDDFCLPSTNAECEAEESVPLVTNEAVSHRQCRAPEMNARWLNPALVAPFPSGMMRTRLVATVAVAAILCFTACVALFHPGRVGVLAAPVKRYLFSDCPPWHHSGC from the exons ATGGACGCCTCCGACTCcggcgggggcggcgcggcggccgatGCGGGGGAGCCCGTCTGGGACTGGGACAACCTCCTCGACTTCACCATCCCGGAAGACGATTCCCTGCTCCTCCCGTGGGATGACCCCCTCGGGATCGAGGGCGATCCCACCACCGAGGGGGCCCTGCTCCCCGCCCCGCCTCCGCCGCAGCCAGTGGAGGCGGAGCcggcgccaccgccaccgccaccgtctcCGCCTGTTGAGGCCGGGGGAAGCAGACGCGGCGTCAGAAAACGCGACCCGCGGCTGGTGTGCCCGAACTACCTCGCGGGGATTGTGCCCTGCGCGTGCCCCGAGTTGGATGAGATGGCGGCCGCCGCGGAGGtcgaggaggttgccgcggaggtgcttGCCGGCCCGAGGAAGAAGCCCAGGGCTGGCAGCCGGGGTAGCAGCGGGGCTGTAGTCAaaattggtggtggtggtggtggcagtggaGTGGCTGGCCGTGGGGGAGCAGCAGAAATGAGGTGCCAAGTGCCGGGTTGTGAGGCGGATATACGGGAGCTGAAAGGGTACCACAAGCGGCACCGGGTGTGTCTGCGTTGCGCGCACGCTTCTGCTGTCATGATCGACGGCGCCCAGAAGCGCTACTGCCAGCAGTGCGGCAA ATTCCATATATTATTAGATTTTGATGAAGACAAAAGGAGTTGTAGAAGAAAGCTGGAGAGGCACAACAAAAGAAGACGAAGGAAACCTGATTCAAAAGGCACATTGGAGAAAGAGATAGATGAACAATTGGATTTGTCAGCTGATGGTAGCGGCAGCGGTGAAATAAGAGAAG AGAATATAGATGGCGCTAGCTGTGACATGCTTGAGACTGTTCTTAGCAACAAAGTTTTAGACAGAGAAACACCGGTGGGATCTGAAGATGCCCTTAGTTCTCCAACTTGTACACAACTCAGCTTGCAAAATGACCGAAGTAAAAGCATAGTGACTTTTGCAGCTTCTGCTGAAGCCTGCCTTGGTGCAAAACAGGAAAATGCTAAACTTACGACTTCTCCGGTGCATGATAGCAGGAGTGCTTATTCATCCTCA TGCCCCACAGGACGCATTTCGTTCAAGTTGTACGACTGGAATCCCGCAGAGTTTCCTCGGCGTCTACGTAACCAA ATATTTGAGTGGTTGTCTAGCATGCCTGTTGAATTGGAGGGCTACATTCGTCCTGGTTGTACAATTTTAACTGTATTTATTGCAATGCCACAACATATGTGGGACAAG TTATCAGAAGATACAGCAAATCTTGTCAGAAACTTGGTAAATGCTCCGAGCAGTCTTCTATTGGGTAAAGGGGCCTTTTTTGTTCATGTCAATAACACAATATTTCAAGTATTGAAAG ATGGAGCAACATTGATGAGTACCAGATTAGAGGTACAAGCCCCCAGGATCCATTGTGTTCATCCAACATGGTTTGAAGCAGGAAAGCCTATTGAACTACTCCTTTGTGGAAGTTCTCTTGATCAGCCTAAATTCAG ATCACTTCTATCGTTTGATGGAGAGTACTTGAAGCATGATTGTTGCCGTCTAACGTCTCGTGAAACCTTTGGTTGCGTGAAAAATGGTGCTCCTACATTTGATTCTCACCACGAAGTTTTCCGGATAAACATCACTCAAACAAAGCCGGATACTCATGGACCTGGTTTTGTGGAA GTGGAAAATGTGTTTGGGCTATCAAATTTTGTCCCTATCCTTTTCGGTAGCAAACAGTTGTGTTTTGAACTAGAGAGGATACAAGATGTTCTTTGTGGTTCTTCCAAGTACAAGAGTACAAATGGAGAGTTCCCTGGTATTACTTCTGATCGTTACGAGCATTGGAAGCTTCAACAAACTGCAATGTCAGGATTCCTGATAGAGATTGGGTGGTTAATAAAGAAGCCTTCTCCAGATGAATTTAAAAATTTACTGAGTAAAACAAATATTAAGAGATGGATATGTTTGTTGGAGTTCTTGATACAAAACAATTTTATCAATGTTCTTGAAATGATTGTGAAGTCATCGGACAACATCATAGGCTCTGAGATTCTTTCTAACCTGGAAAGTGGGCGGTTGGAAGATCATGTCACAGCATTTCTTGGATATGTAAGACATGCTCGAACCATTGTTGATCAGAGAGCTAAACACAATGAAGAAACACAGCTTCAAACAAGGTGGTGTGGTGATAGCGTTTCAGACCAGCCAAGCTTGGGCACTTCTGTGCCACTTGGTAAAGAA AATGTTGCTGCCAGTGATGATTTCTGTTTGCCCTCAACCAATGCCGAGTGTGAAGCGGAAGAAAGTGTACCGCTTGTGACTAATGAAGCTGTGTCACACAGGCAGTGCCGCGCTCCTGAGATGAATGCTAGATGGCTTAATCCCGCCTTGGTTGCTCCTTTTCCAAGTGGTATGATGAGAACGCGACTCGTCGCGACTGTGGCAGTGGCTGCTATATTGTGTTTCACGGCCTGTGTTGCCTTGTTCCACCCAGGTAGAGTAGGGGTGCTTGCAGCTCCAGTAAAGAGGTACTTGTTTAGCGACTGCCCACCATGGCATCATAGTGGATGTTAG